The proteins below come from a single Azospirillum thiophilum genomic window:
- a CDS encoding DUF1156 domain-containing protein — translation MVPAKTKKKLIEVALPLEAINKESAREKSIRHGHPSTLHLWWARRPLAAARAVIFAQMVDDPSEYVETLLRDPALKQAAARELAKRETLWDERTAAMAAAVEADADLSRLTEAGLRPTLEECAADLERERLFDIIRDLVKWENTTNEAVLDKARAEIWQSWRRTCAENADHPRAKELFDRHTLPAFHDPFAGGGALPLEAQRLGLEAHASDLNPVAVLINKAMIEIPPKFAGHPPVNPVSRAKPDLVGRTWKGAEGLAEDVRYYGQWMRDEAEKRIGHLYPKIEITEEMTVERPDLKPLVGQKLTVIAWLWARTVKSPNPAFADVDVPLASTFVLSAKVGKEAYVEPVIEEGKYRFIVKVGKQPETAKDGTKLSRGANFRCVMSDTAISGEYIKTQGQIGRLGTRLMAMVAEGKGGRFYLTPTPEQEEMAHGAMADWNPEVDMPENPRWFSPPFYGMKAYRDLFTSRQFVTLTTFSELVQEVRKRVENDARDNSYADAVATQLSFTVSRLADRCSNICSWDLRDGQGRKSGIRNVFSRQAIPMTWDFAEANPLSEVAASAATAIMRVADTLDRLPTKGIGFASLSDASSQGITVNKVVSTDPPYYDNIGYADLSDFFYIWLRRSLRLIYPDICATLAVPKAEELVATPYRHGGKEKAERFFLDGMTQAMSRLAEQAHPSFPTTIYYAFKQSETKSETGTASTGWETFLDAVIRAGFAISGTWPMRTELSNRMIGSGTNALASSIVLVCRPRHADARIATRREFLTALKTELPAALAHLQQGNIAPVDLAQAAIGPGMAVYTRFAKVVDAEGKMLTVREALALINQELGEVLAQQEGDFDADTRWALVWFDQNGFAEGEYGVAEQLSKAKTTSVAGLVKGGIVALRPGKVRLLRPTELDPAWDPATDNRLSIWEMVHHLIRSLESGGEAAAARVLAALGSKAEVARELAYHLYSLAERKKRAAEALSYNGLVQSWPEIVALSRDILPPPPPPSQPSFL, via the coding sequence ATGGTTCCGGCCAAGACGAAGAAGAAGCTGATCGAGGTCGCCCTGCCGCTGGAGGCGATCAACAAGGAAAGCGCGCGGGAGAAGTCGATCCGCCACGGCCACCCGTCCACCCTGCATCTCTGGTGGGCGCGGCGGCCCCTGGCGGCGGCCCGCGCGGTGATCTTCGCGCAGATGGTCGATGACCCGTCGGAGTATGTCGAAACCCTGCTGCGCGACCCGGCCCTGAAGCAGGCGGCGGCGCGCGAACTGGCGAAGCGGGAGACGCTGTGGGACGAGCGCACCGCCGCCATGGCCGCCGCCGTCGAGGCCGACGCCGACCTGTCCCGCCTGACCGAGGCCGGGCTGCGCCCGACGCTGGAGGAATGCGCCGCCGACTTGGAGCGCGAACGGCTGTTCGACATCATCCGCGATCTGGTGAAGTGGGAGAACACGACGAACGAGGCGGTTCTCGACAAGGCGCGGGCGGAAATCTGGCAGAGCTGGCGGCGGACCTGCGCCGAGAACGCCGACCATCCCCGCGCCAAGGAGCTGTTCGACCGCCATACCCTGCCGGCCTTCCACGACCCCTTCGCCGGCGGCGGCGCCCTGCCGCTGGAGGCCCAGCGCCTGGGGTTGGAGGCCCACGCCAGCGATCTGAATCCGGTGGCGGTGCTGATCAACAAGGCGATGATCGAGATCCCGCCGAAATTCGCCGGCCACCCGCCAGTTAACCCAGTTTCGCGCGCCAAGCCGGATCTTGTTGGCCGCACCTGGAAGGGCGCTGAGGGGCTGGCCGAGGACGTCCGCTATTACGGCCAATGGATGCGCGACGAGGCGGAAAAGCGCATTGGCCATCTCTATCCGAAGATTGAGATCACCGAGGAGATGACGGTCGAACGCCCGGATCTGAAGCCGCTGGTCGGGCAGAAGCTGACGGTCATTGCATGGTTGTGGGCGCGCACGGTGAAAAGCCCGAATCCGGCCTTTGCAGATGTGGATGTGCCGCTGGCCTCCACGTTCGTGTTGTCCGCAAAAGTTGGAAAAGAAGCCTACGTCGAACCGGTGATTGAAGAGGGTAAGTATCGGTTCATCGTAAAAGTGGGAAAGCAACCTGAGACGGCAAAGGATGGGACAAAGCTATCCCGTGGCGCAAATTTTCGGTGTGTCATGTCGGATACGGCTATTTCGGGAGAATACATCAAAACCCAGGGACAGATTGGGCGTTTGGGCACACGGTTGATGGCGATGGTTGCCGAAGGGAAAGGCGGCAGATTTTATTTAACTCCGACACCAGAGCAAGAAGAAATGGCGCACGGAGCCATGGCAGATTGGAATCCAGAGGTCGATATGCCTGAGAATCCTCGGTGGTTCTCTCCGCCATTCTACGGCATGAAAGCATATCGCGACCTTTTTACTTCAAGACAATTCGTAACGTTGACGACATTCTCTGAACTTGTGCAAGAAGTACGGAAGCGCGTTGAAAATGATGCGCGCGATAATTCCTATGCGGACGCAGTTGCAACTCAGCTGTCATTTACAGTGAGTAGACTCGCCGATCGCTGCTCTAATATTTGTTCATGGGATCTTCGAGACGGCCAGGGGAGAAAATCTGGCATACGAAATGTATTTTCTCGACAAGCCATACCCATGACGTGGGATTTTGCAGAAGCAAATCCGCTGTCTGAAGTAGCCGCCAGTGCAGCAACGGCAATCATGCGCGTAGCGGATACTCTTGATCGTCTGCCGACGAAGGGCATTGGCTTTGCATCTCTTTCTGATGCCAGTTCGCAGGGCATAACAGTCAATAAAGTAGTTTCTACAGATCCGCCATATTACGACAATATTGGATATGCAGATCTTTCTGATTTTTTCTATATATGGCTGCGACGCTCATTGAGGCTAATTTACCCAGATATATGTGCGACTCTCGCCGTGCCCAAAGCTGAAGAGCTTGTCGCTACCCCCTATCGCCACGGCGGTAAGGAAAAGGCGGAGCGGTTCTTTCTTGACGGCATGACGCAGGCCATGAGCCGTCTTGCCGAGCAAGCACACCCGTCATTTCCCACTACGATCTACTATGCGTTTAAGCAATCAGAAACGAAAAGCGAGACTGGAACTGCCAGCACCGGATGGGAGACTTTCCTGGATGCCGTGATCCGTGCTGGATTCGCCATCAGCGGCACATGGCCGATGCGAACCGAATTGAGCAACCGCATGATCGGATCGGGCACCAATGCCCTCGCCTCGAGCATTGTCCTCGTCTGCCGTCCTCGCCATGCCGACGCACGCATCGCCACGCGACGCGAGTTCCTGACCGCGCTGAAGACCGAGTTGCCGGCTGCGCTCGCCCACCTCCAGCAGGGCAACATCGCGCCGGTCGATCTGGCTCAGGCGGCCATCGGACCAGGCATGGCGGTCTACACCCGCTTCGCCAAGGTGGTGGACGCCGAAGGTAAGATGCTGACGGTGCGCGAGGCGTTGGCGCTGATCAACCAGGAACTCGGCGAAGTCCTGGCTCAGCAGGAAGGTGATTTCGACGCCGACACCCGCTGGGCGCTGGTCTGGTTCGACCAGAACGGCTTCGCCGAGGGCGAGTATGGCGTCGCCGAACAATTGTCTAAGGCCAAGACCACCAGCGTCGCCGGGTTGGTCAAGGGAGGCATCGTCGCCTTGCGTCCCGGTAAGGTGCGGTTGCTGCGCCCGACCGAACTCGATCCCGCCTGGGATCCGGCCACCGATAACCGCCTGTCGATCTGGGAGATGGTCCATCACCTGATCCGCAGCCTGGAATCCGGCGGCGAGGCGGCGGCGGCGCGGGTTCTGGCGGCGTTGGGCAGCAAGGCCGAGGTCGCCCGCGAACTCGCCTACCACCTCTATTCCCTGGCCGAGCGCAAGAAACGCGCGGCGGAAGCCTTGTCCTACAACGGGCTCGTGCAGAGCTGGCCGGAAATCGTCGCCCTATCCCGCGACATCCTGCCCCCGCCGCCGCCCCCATCCCAGCCCAGCTTCCTCTGA
- a CDS encoding helicase-related protein has protein sequence MARLEELQTSASVRGILPNGLVTVVNVQWFGSVALELTYKDATGKVANELLYRHDESRIELVEQGRPWSFDGDGHSFRLVSEAQRIHLAHLFDPVLAVHTSVVEPLPHQITAVYEAMLPRQPLRFLLADDPGAGKTIMAGLLMKELIARGDLQRCLVVCPGSLAEQWQDELFRRFNLPFEILTNDKLEAARTGNWFLETNLVIARLDKLSRNEDVQQKLQTPDCRWDLVVCDEAHKLSATFFGGEIKYTKRYKLAQLLSTLTRHFLLMTATPHNGKEEDFQLFMALLDGDRFEGRFRDGVHTADVSDLMRRMVKENLLKFDATPLFPERIAYTVPYKLSHTEEDLYKAVTEYVREEFNRAEALENDKRAGTVGFALTVLQRRLASSPEAIYQSLRRRRERLESRLREMEILHRPDQLAASMATQLHVLDKEDVEDLEDAPENELEAAEAQILDQATAARSIAELRIEIETLKRLENMASAIRRSGDDKKWRELATLLGEIFTPASIGNQFAEEQAPYDAGVPVIAKPTPSPHQKMVIFTEHRDTLNYLESRIATLLGRREAVVAIHGGMGREDRLKAQESFKHDPEVQVLLATDAAGEGINLQRAHLMVNYDLPWNPNRLEQRFGRIHRIGQTEVCHLWNLVAHETREGDVYTKLLEKLGQARTALGGQVFDVLGKLQFEGRPLRELLIEAIRYGEMPEVRARLTRVVESAFDPDQLKDLLEDRALAHDAMDASRVHRIREEMERAEAKRLQPHYIESFFLEAFHRLGGTAKKREPRRYEVTHVPAPIRNRDRLIGIGEPVLPRYERIAFDKTLVAPPGQPPAAFVCPGHPLLDAVIDLTLERHRDLLRRGTVLVDDRDPGVTPRVLFFLEHAIQDGSTTRNGERRIVSKRLLFVEIDGAGATRHLHYAPYLDYRPMAAGEPDAATILDRPECAWITRELESRAQAHAIAQVVPEHLGEVRARKLALLDRTEAAVKERLMKEITYWDFRAEQLKDQEKAGKPNARLNSGEARKRADTLQARLEKRIDEIKRERQIAPLPPVILGGLLVVPAGLLATMTGALPANPATLVDTQAVGARARAIVMEIERGLGFAPVDREFEKLGYDIESRVPGTGRLRFIEVKGRVSGAATITVTRNEILYSLNKPEDFILAMVEFLDDGAHRVHYLRRPFHREPDFEAASVNYEFATLIARSEQPS, from the coding sequence ATGGCGCGTCTTGAGGAACTGCAAACGAGTGCATCAGTTCGAGGCATCCTTCCAAACGGGCTTGTCACGGTTGTCAACGTTCAGTGGTTTGGCTCTGTAGCCCTGGAGCTGACCTACAAGGACGCCACCGGTAAGGTGGCCAATGAGCTGCTCTACCGCCATGACGAATCTCGGATCGAACTCGTCGAGCAAGGGCGCCCATGGAGCTTCGACGGCGACGGACACTCCTTCCGGCTCGTGTCTGAAGCACAGCGTATCCACTTGGCCCATCTGTTCGATCCCGTTCTGGCAGTCCACACGTCTGTGGTCGAACCGCTTCCACACCAGATCACGGCGGTCTACGAGGCAATGCTTCCCCGCCAGCCGCTCCGCTTCCTTCTGGCGGACGATCCGGGTGCGGGGAAGACGATCATGGCCGGCCTGCTCATGAAGGAGCTGATCGCCCGCGGCGATCTTCAACGCTGCCTCGTCGTCTGCCCTGGCAGTTTGGCCGAACAGTGGCAGGACGAGCTTTTCCGCCGCTTCAACTTGCCGTTTGAAATCCTGACGAACGACAAGCTCGAGGCCGCTCGAACAGGAAATTGGTTTCTGGAAACGAATCTGGTCATTGCCCGCCTCGACAAGCTATCACGGAACGAAGACGTTCAGCAAAAGCTGCAGACTCCTGATTGCCGCTGGGATCTCGTTGTCTGCGACGAAGCGCACAAACTCTCGGCCACCTTCTTCGGCGGCGAAATCAAATACACGAAGCGCTACAAGCTGGCGCAACTCCTGTCGACGCTGACCCGTCACTTCCTTTTGATGACCGCCACGCCTCACAACGGCAAGGAAGAGGACTTCCAGCTTTTCATGGCGTTGCTGGACGGTGATCGTTTCGAGGGGCGTTTTCGTGACGGCGTTCACACCGCCGACGTGTCCGATCTGATGCGCCGCATGGTCAAGGAGAACCTGCTCAAGTTCGACGCGACCCCGCTGTTCCCGGAACGTATCGCCTACACAGTCCCCTACAAGCTCTCTCACACCGAGGAGGACCTGTACAAGGCGGTGACCGAATATGTGCGGGAGGAGTTCAACCGCGCCGAGGCGCTGGAGAATGACAAGCGGGCAGGCACCGTCGGCTTCGCGTTGACGGTTCTGCAACGGCGGCTCGCGTCCTCACCGGAGGCGATCTATCAATCGCTTCGCCGCCGGCGCGAGCGGCTGGAAAGCCGTCTCCGGGAAATGGAGATCCTCCATCGACCCGACCAGCTCGCCGCGTCGATGGCCACCCAACTGCACGTCCTCGACAAGGAGGATGTCGAAGATCTCGAGGATGCGCCCGAAAACGAGCTTGAAGCCGCCGAGGCACAGATCCTTGACCAGGCGACCGCCGCCCGCAGCATCGCCGAGTTGCGCATCGAGATCGAGACGCTGAAGCGCCTGGAGAACATGGCCTCGGCGATCCGCCGCAGCGGTGACGACAAGAAATGGCGGGAGTTGGCAACGCTCCTGGGAGAGATCTTCACGCCGGCCTCCATCGGGAATCAGTTCGCCGAGGAGCAGGCCCCCTACGATGCCGGTGTTCCGGTGATCGCCAAGCCGACGCCGTCGCCGCATCAGAAGATGGTCATCTTCACCGAACACCGCGACACCCTGAACTATCTGGAAAGCCGCATCGCCACTCTGCTTGGTCGCCGCGAGGCGGTGGTCGCCATCCATGGCGGCATGGGGCGCGAGGATCGCCTGAAGGCTCAGGAATCCTTCAAGCACGACCCCGAGGTCCAGGTCCTTCTGGCGACCGACGCGGCTGGCGAGGGCATCAACCTCCAGCGCGCCCATCTCATGGTCAACTACGACCTGCCCTGGAACCCGAACCGTCTCGAACAGCGCTTCGGCCGCATCCATCGTATTGGCCAGACCGAGGTCTGCCACCTGTGGAATCTCGTCGCTCACGAAACCCGTGAGGGCGACGTCTACACCAAGCTCCTGGAAAAGCTGGGGCAGGCCCGGACGGCGCTCGGCGGGCAGGTGTTCGATGTCCTGGGCAAGCTCCAGTTCGAGGGACGCCCGCTCCGCGAACTCCTGATCGAAGCCATCCGCTACGGCGAAATGCCCGAGGTCCGCGCCCGCCTGACCAGGGTCGTCGAGAGCGCCTTCGACCCCGATCAACTCAAGGATCTTCTCGAGGACCGCGCGCTTGCCCACGACGCGATGGACGCAAGCCGGGTCCACCGCATCCGCGAGGAGATGGAGCGCGCGGAAGCGAAACGGCTTCAACCCCACTACATCGAATCCTTCTTCCTGGAAGCCTTCCATCGCCTGGGCGGAACGGCGAAGAAGCGGGAGCCGCGTCGCTATGAGGTCACTCACGTTCCGGCCCCGATCCGCAACCGCGACCGGCTGATCGGCATCGGCGAGCCGGTCTTGCCCCGTTACGAACGGATCGCCTTCGACAAGACGCTGGTGGCTCCGCCCGGTCAGCCGCCCGCCGCCTTCGTCTGTCCGGGCCATCCCCTTCTCGACGCCGTCATCGACCTGACCCTGGAACGTCACCGCGATCTGCTGCGCCGCGGCACCGTCCTGGTGGACGACCGCGATCCCGGCGTCACGCCCCGTGTCCTCTTCTTCCTCGAACACGCCATCCAGGACGGCAGCACCACCCGCAACGGCGAGCGCCGCATCGTCTCCAAACGGCTGCTGTTCGTTGAAATCGACGGCGCTGGCGCCACCCGCCACCTGCACTATGCGCCCTATCTCGACTACCGCCCGATGGCGGCTGGGGAACCGGACGCCGCCACCATCCTCGACCGCCCCGAATGCGCGTGGATCACCCGTGAGTTGGAGTCCCGCGCCCAGGCCCACGCCATCGCCCAGGTCGTGCCCGAACATCTGGGCGAGGTCCGCGCCCGCAAGCTGGCGCTTCTCGACCGGACGGAGGCGGCGGTCAAGGAACGGCTGATGAAGGAGATCACCTATTGGGATTTCCGGGCCGAGCAGTTGAAGGACCAGGAAAAGGCCGGAAAGCCGAACGCCCGCCTGAATTCCGGCGAGGCGCGCAAGCGGGCCGACACCCTCCAGGCCCGCCTGGAAAAGCGGATCGACGAGATCAAGCGCGAGCGCCAGATCGCGCCGCTCCCCCCGGTGATCCTCGGCGGGTTGCTCGTGGTCCCCGCCGGGCTGCTCGCGACGATGACCGGCGCCCTTCCGGCCAACCCCGCCACTCTGGTGGACACCCAGGCCGTCGGCGCCCGCGCCCGCGCCATCGTCATGGAGATCGAGCGTGGGCTGGGCTTCGCCCCCGTCGATCGGGAGTTCGAGAAGCTGGGCTACGACATCGAAAGCCGCGTTCCCGGCACCGGGCGCCTGCGCTTCATCGAGGTGAAGGGTCGGGTGTCCGGGGCGGCAACGATCACCGTAACCCGCAACGAAATCCTCTATTCGCTCAACAAGCCGGAGGACTTCATCCTCGCGATGGTTGAATTTCTCGACGACGGCGCGCACCGGGTCCACTACCTGCGCCGCCCCTTCCACCGCGAACCGGATTTCGAGGCGGCGAGCGTCAACTATGAGTTCGCCACCCTGATCGCCCGCTCGGAACAACCGTCGTGA